The following is a genomic window from Hymenobacter monticola.
GCCCACTTCCTCTAAATAACCCTCGGTTAGCATGTTATTGAATCGCCTTTTGCTCCTGGCCGGGCTGGCCACCACGCTGGCCGCGCCGGCCTGCACCGAAAAACCCAAAGAAGCGGCCCGCCTACCCATCCTGGGCGAGCGCGACGTGGTGCCGCGCGCCGACGGCGGCCCGGCCGACACCGTGTACCAGACCGTGCCTGCCTTTCAGCTCACCAACCAGGCCGGGCAGCCGGTCACGAACCAGACCTTCGCGGGCCGCGCCTACGTCACCGATTTCTTTTTCGCCACCTGCCCTGGCATCTGCCCCAAGCTGCAAGGCAGCCTGCTGAAGGTGTACCAGCCGCTGGCCGCCGACCCGCGCATCGGCTTCCTGTCCATCACCATCGACCCGCAGCACGACAGCACCGCTGTGCTGAAAGACTACGCCGAGCGCCTCGGCGTGCGCACCGCCGACCGCTGGCACTTCGCCAGCCTCGGCGACCGCGCCAAGACCTTTGAACTGGCTAACCACCTGCTCACCGGCGTAATGCCCGACAGCCAGGCCCCCGG
Proteins encoded in this region:
- a CDS encoding SCO family protein, with the protein product MLLNRLLLLAGLATTLAAPACTEKPKEAARLPILGERDVVPRADGGPADTVYQTVPAFQLTNQAGQPVTNQTFAGRAYVTDFFFATCPGICPKLQGSLLKVYQPLAADPRIGFLSITIDPQHDSTAVLKDYAERLGVRTADRWHFASLGDRAKTFELANHLLTGVMPDSQAPGGLAHNGVLALVDDRGYIRGAYDGLNAEQVANLQRDIPVLLAEIEGRKKGVAKQ